The following are encoded together in the Pleurocapsa sp. FMAR1 genome:
- a CDS encoding DUF3120 domain-containing protein: protein MLGLTLQHNQERRAWRVFFTASFLVSVPVFFQAPIVRLFPEISLLLTFFWVGLGWFLYQRPQSRWWGDIILGFSWSWLAGSIYWGWLRSEPLIHLPVEAIGLPFALWCVWRGWGKIGNFFYLGSLLGTAITDLYFYLVNVIPYWRELMTVDLDPALASPIFKAALTQVQTPWGISWAIVLVNILLAVSWWSLKKMELHWWAFAGAVLSTILVDSLFWIAAYLA from the coding sequence ATTCTCGGCTTAACTCTTCAACACAACCAAGAGCGTAGAGCATGGCGAGTATTTTTTACCGCTTCGTTTTTAGTTTCAGTACCAGTTTTTTTTCAAGCTCCAATTGTGAGACTATTTCCTGAAATTAGTTTACTGCTAACTTTTTTCTGGGTTGGGTTAGGTTGGTTTCTCTATCAGCGTCCCCAAAGTCGCTGGTGGGGGGATATTATTCTTGGCTTTAGCTGGAGTTGGTTAGCCGGGTCAATTTATTGGGGTTGGCTTCGGTCTGAGCCATTAATTCATCTTCCTGTTGAAGCTATTGGTTTGCCTTTTGCTCTGTGGTGTGTTTGGCGAGGCTGGGGAAAAATTGGTAATTTTTTCTATCTAGGCTCTTTGTTAGGTACAGCTATCACTGACCTGTATTTTTATCTGGTTAACGTCATTCCTTACTGGCGCGAGCTAATGACCGTAGATTTAGATCCAGCTTTAGCTTCACCCATATTTAAGGCTGCCTTAACTCAGGTGCAAACCCCCTGGGGAATCAGTTGGGCAATAGTGCTGGTTAACATCCTTCTGGCAGTTAGTTGGTGGTCTCTAAAGAAAATGGAGCTACACTGGTGGGCATTTGCTGGAGCAGTTTTAAGCACCATTTTAGTTGACAGCTTATTTTGGATTGCAGCCTATTTAGCTTAG
- a CDS encoding RNA recognition motif domain-containing protein produces the protein MSIYVGNLNYEVTPEDLQSVFGEYGSVKRVHLPSDRETGRKRGFGFVEMETDAQETAAINTLDGAEWMGRTLKVNKARPRESSGNDGGTRRFSN, from the coding sequence ATGTCGATTTATGTCGGTAATCTTAATTATGAGGTTACACCAGAAGACTTACAGTCAGTTTTTGGCGAATATGGCTCTGTTAAGCGTGTCCATCTTCCCTCTGATCGCGAAACAGGTCGCAAACGAGGTTTTGGCTTTGTAGAGATGGAGACAGACGCTCAAGAAACAGCAGCTATTAACACTCTTGATGGGGCAGAATGGATGGGGCGTACTTTAAAGGTGAATAAGGCTAGACCTAGAGAATCTAGCGGGAATGATGGTGGTACTCGCAGATTTTCCAATTAA
- the egtD gene encoding L-histidine N(alpha)-methyltransferase, protein MSTVYPSTNHESNSIEDRLKIDYLLDAKTAEKNDIQDLISGLQNTPKSIPVRYFYDSQGSQLFEQICQLPEYYPTRTEASILKQYAAEIVEQTKAIELIELGSGSSTKTRYLLDAYQDLHTPLYYSPVDVSDTILKDSAYKLLADYPQLKIQGKVATYDRALEQMSSYVLGRRTIIFLGSSIGNFKDSECDRFINQVTAVLNPGDYFLLGIDLQKPKKILEAAYNDSQGVTAAFNLNMLQHLNHRFQGNFNLDLFRHQAIYNSNEHQIEMYLIAQQDQLISLKDLNLTLKVNKGEKILTEISRKFNLEQMKQYLGNISDKEAEGQNLNLIQTYTDEQQWFGLLLCQKQLPNP, encoded by the coding sequence ATGTCAACTGTTTACCCTTCGACCAATCACGAGTCAAATTCTATTGAAGATAGATTAAAAATTGATTATCTACTAGATGCAAAAACAGCAGAAAAAAACGATATTCAAGATTTAATTTCTGGCTTGCAAAATACACCCAAATCTATTCCTGTTCGTTATTTTTATGATAGCCAAGGCTCTCAATTGTTTGAGCAAATTTGCCAGCTACCAGAATATTATCCTACCCGTACCGAAGCCAGTATTTTAAAACAGTATGCTGCTGAAATTGTTGAGCAAACAAAAGCTATTGAATTGATTGAGTTAGGTAGCGGTAGCTCAACTAAAACTCGCTATTTATTAGACGCTTATCAAGATTTACATACTCCCTTATATTACAGCCCTGTTGACGTTAGTGATACCATCTTGAAAGATAGTGCTTATAAATTATTAGCTGATTATCCTCAATTAAAAATACAGGGAAAAGTTGCCACCTATGATCGAGCATTAGAACAAATGAGTTCTTATGTGTTAGGCAGACGAACAATTATCTTTTTGGGCAGTAGTATTGGCAATTTTAAGGACTCAGAATGCGATCGCTTTATAAACCAAGTTACCGCAGTTTTAAATCCAGGTGACTATTTTTTACTAGGTATAGACTTACAAAAACCTAAGAAAATTTTAGAAGCAGCATATAATGATTCTCAAGGAGTTACAGCAGCGTTTAATCTCAATATGCTGCAACATCTCAATCATCGCTTTCAAGGAAATTTTAACCTGGATTTATTCAGACATCAGGCTATATATAATTCAAATGAACATCAAATTGAAATGTATTTGATCGCTCAACAAGATCAATTGATAAGTTTAAAAGATCTCAATCTCACTCTAAAAGTAAACAAAGGAGAAAAGATCTTAACAGAGATATCCCGTAAATTTAATCTAGAACAAATGAAGCAGTATCTAGGTAATATTTCTGATAAAGAGGCTGAGGGACAAAATTTAAATCTGATTCAAACATACACTGATGAGCAACAATGGTTTGGCTTATTGTTGTGCCAAAAACAGTTGCCTAACCCATAA
- a CDS encoding 2-succinylbenzoate--CoA ligase, translated as MKHDLLKQLKKYTESQWIQQYLIESNGNIYINNKKNIGRNLYQLTEARLAEISSLLIEPKKLKIFIVETEPIKFLAAFLAGVIAEVDIFLCDPAWQQQEWQQVLSLVSPDLIFSDRHTHDLIVQVTAKVQNLAAQKSDFPKQPLIMIPTGGTSGKVRFAMHTWSTLTASVNAFQNYFNCQEINSFCTLPLYHVSGLMQFMRSFITQGKLLIFPYKAVKTQPIAVINQSEYFISLVATQLQFLIESIPDWLNQFKTVLLGGAPTRRSLLEQARIYNIPVALTYGMTETASGIVILKPEDFLAGNNSSGQVLPHAQVTIEPENNQSFNNIGLVKINCASLCLGYYPQVFTQEFITDDLGYFDSNNYLYLVGRNSQKIITGGENVFPAEIEAVILATKLVKDVCVIGIQDHQWGEVVTAMYIPVNLDHDLKIIKQQVQSQLAKYKQPKNWIAVDSLFRNDRGKINYKKIKAIAESTINQQ; from the coding sequence ATGAAACACGATTTATTGAAGCAATTAAAAAAGTACACTGAATCTCAATGGATACAACAGTATTTAATAGAATCAAACGGTAATATTTATATCAATAACAAAAAGAATATCGGTAGAAATTTATATCAGTTAACCGAGGCTAGATTAGCGGAAATATCGTCTTTATTAATTGAGCCAAAAAAGTTAAAAATATTTATTGTTGAAACTGAGCCAATCAAGTTTTTGGCTGCTTTTTTAGCAGGTGTAATTGCCGAGGTGGATATATTTCTCTGCGATCCTGCTTGGCAGCAGCAGGAATGGCAACAGGTATTAAGTTTAGTTAGTCCTGACTTAATATTTAGCGATCGCCATACGCATGATTTAATTGTTCAAGTGACAGCTAAGGTACAAAATTTAGCAGCTCAAAAATCTGATTTCCCTAAGCAGCCTTTAATTATGATTCCGACTGGAGGAACATCTGGTAAAGTTCGTTTTGCTATGCACACATGGTCAACTTTAACAGCTTCGGTAAATGCGTTTCAAAATTATTTTAACTGTCAAGAAATAAATTCTTTCTGTACTTTACCTCTATATCATGTCAGTGGTTTAATGCAGTTTATGCGCTCGTTTATTACTCAAGGAAAGTTATTGATATTTCCTTATAAAGCAGTTAAAACTCAACCAATTGCCGTAATTAATCAATCAGAATATTTCATTTCTTTAGTTGCAACTCAACTACAGTTTTTAATTGAATCTATTCCTGATTGGTTAAATCAGTTTAAAACAGTATTATTGGGTGGCGCACCAACCAGGCGATCGCTTTTAGAACAGGCTAGAATCTACAATATTCCAGTGGCACTCACCTACGGCATGACAGAAACCGCCTCTGGAATTGTAATCCTAAAGCCCGAAGACTTTCTAGCTGGAAATAACAGCAGCGGTCAAGTTTTACCCCACGCTCAAGTTACTATTGAACCTGAAAACAACCAGTCTTTTAATAATATTGGTTTGGTAAAAATAAACTGTGCTTCTCTTTGTTTGGGATACTATCCCCAGGTTTTCACTCAAGAGTTTATTACCGACGATCTAGGTTATTTTGATAGCAATAATTATTTATATCTAGTAGGCAGAAATAGCCAGAAAATTATTACGGGAGGAGAAAATGTTTTTCCCGCCGAAATTGAAGCTGTGATTTTGGCAACCAAATTAGTCAAAGATGTATGTGTGATTGGCATACAAGATCATCAATGGGGAGAGGTGGTGACGGCTATGTATATTCCCGTAAATTTAGATCATGACCTAAAGATAATTAAGCAGCAAGTCCAGTCACAATTGGCTAAATATAAACAACCTAAAAACTGGATTGCCGTTGATAGTTTATTCCGTAACGATAGAGGGAAAATTAACTATAAAAAAATAAAAGCGATCGCTGAATCAACGATTAATCAACAATAA
- a CDS encoding putative bifunctional diguanylate cyclase/phosphodiesterase has translation MNDRNLNTKSAINQDLVLEAFLLQDILIVDDTLENLRLLSNMLTEQGYKVRKAVNGQMTLKIVQTLPPDLILLDIMMPDMNGYEVCQKLKENPATAAIPIIFLSALGDVLDKVRAFTVGGADYISKPFQIEEVLVRVQNQLALKAAQQEIHQLNSQLETRVAERTQQLATANERLREMAIYDGLTGSINRSEFMEQLEKSLYRAKIDSAYQFAVLFLDCDRFKIVNDSLGHLVGDELLKKVAERLRAIVRGKDILARLGGDEFAVLLAAMDNIEKAIEVAERIIDILKQQFCCNGYEIFINVSIGIVLSNPDYEQPEHILRDADTAMYRAKNLGRGQYQIFTPTMYQAAHQLLKLETDLHRAVQQQEFVVYYQPIVDLSTEKISGFEALVRWLHPQHGLIPPNSFLPVAEETGLICSIGNSVMQQACYQLAQWQQQGFTDLKIYLNLAAQQLNQATLVEEIDHILAKTQIHPTSIKLEITESSMMQNLQLTKILLQQLRERGIQFSIDDFGTGYSSLSQLQTFPVNTLKIDRCFIQNLDGTKSNLGLVPVILSIAQVMNLDVVAEGIETKEQSTQLRELGCHFGQGFLFSKPLTAEDAGVLLLAA, from the coding sequence ATGAATGATCGCAATTTAAATACCAAATCAGCAATTAATCAAGATTTAGTATTAGAAGCCTTTTTACTGCAAGATATCTTAATTGTCGATGATACTTTAGAAAATTTGCGCTTACTTTCCAATATGCTTACCGAGCAGGGTTATAAGGTGCGTAAAGCAGTTAACGGGCAAATGACTTTAAAAATAGTACAAACTCTGCCACCAGATTTAATTCTGTTAGATATTATGATGCCCGACATGAATGGTTATGAAGTCTGCCAAAAACTCAAGGAAAATCCTGCAACCGCTGCTATTCCAATTATTTTTCTTAGTGCTTTAGGTGATGTCCTGGACAAAGTTAGAGCCTTTACAGTGGGAGGAGCAGACTATATTAGCAAACCGTTTCAGATTGAAGAAGTGCTGGTACGGGTGCAAAATCAATTGGCTTTAAAAGCAGCGCAACAAGAAATTCATCAATTAAACTCCCAGTTAGAAACTAGGGTCGCTGAACGCACTCAACAACTAGCAACTGCTAACGAAAGACTGCGAGAAATGGCGATCTATGATGGTCTAACAGGATCGATCAATCGCTCCGAGTTTATGGAGCAATTAGAAAAATCTCTCTATCGTGCCAAAATAGATTCTGCTTACCAGTTTGCCGTGTTGTTTCTCGATTGCGATCGCTTTAAAATCGTCAACGATTCTCTCGGTCATTTGGTAGGGGATGAACTTTTAAAAAAAGTTGCCGAACGTTTGCGCGCTATTGTCCGAGGAAAGGACATTTTAGCACGTTTGGGTGGAGATGAATTTGCTGTTCTTTTAGCTGCTATGGACAATATCGAGAAAGCGATCGAGGTAGCAGAACGCATTATAGATATTTTAAAACAGCAATTTTGTTGTAATGGTTATGAGATTTTTATTAATGTCAGCATTGGAATTGTCTTGAGCAACCCCGACTACGAACAACCAGAACATATTTTAAGAGATGCAGATACCGCCATGTATCGCGCTAAAAATTTAGGTAGGGGACAATATCAGATTTTTACTCCCACAATGTATCAAGCTGCTCATCAGTTGTTAAAGCTGGAAACAGATTTACATCGAGCCGTTCAACAACAGGAGTTTGTAGTTTACTATCAACCAATTGTCGATTTAAGTACGGAAAAAATTTCTGGTTTTGAAGCTTTGGTACGCTGGTTACATCCCCAACACGGATTAATTCCTCCCAATTCATTTCTTCCCGTCGCTGAAGAAACTGGTTTAATCTGTTCGATTGGTAACTCAGTCATGCAGCAAGCCTGTTATCAGCTTGCTCAGTGGCAACAGCAAGGATTTACTGACCTCAAAATTTATCTTAATTTGGCAGCGCAACAGCTAAATCAAGCTACTCTGGTTGAGGAAATCGATCACATCTTAGCCAAAACTCAAATACATCCCACATCGATCAAATTGGAAATTACCGAAAGTTCGATGATGCAAAACTTACAATTGACCAAAATTTTACTCCAACAATTACGAGAGCGGGGAATACAATTTAGTATTGATGATTTTGGCACGGGTTACTCTTCTTTAAGCCAACTACAAACCTTCCCTGTCAATACACTAAAAATAGATCGGTGTTTTATTCAAAACCTTGATGGAACGAAAAGTAATCTAGGTTTAGTTCCCGTAATTCTCAGTATTGCCCAAGTAATGAATTTAGATGTAGTAGCTGAAGGTATTGAAACTAAAGAACAATCTACTCAACTTCGAGAATTAGGTTGCCATTTTGGACAAGGATTTCTGTTTTCCAAACCTCTAACTGCTGAGGATGCGGGTGTTCTGCTGCTGGCTGCCTGA
- a CDS encoding S-(hydroxymethyl)glutathione dehydrogenase/class III alcohol dehydrogenase, with the protein MDVKAAIAFGANKPLSIETVQLEAPQKGEVLIEIKATGVCHTDAYTLGGADPEGLFPTILGHEGGGIVAEVGEGVTSVKPGDKVIPLYTPECRQCEYCLSQKTNLCQAIRSTQGKGVMPNGTSRFSFNGEKLYHYMGTSTFANYTVLPEIAVAKIRDDAPLDKVCLIGCGVTTGLGAVINTAKVEPGSNVVVFGLGGIGLSVIQGAKMVGASKIIGVDINPDKQSLAELYGMTDFVNPKEIEGDLVAHLVELTGGGADYSFECIGNVKVMRQALECCHKGWGVSTVIGVASAGEEISTRPFQLVTGRVWQGSAFGGARGRTDVPKIVDWYMEGKINIDDLITHTMPIEQINEAFDLMHQGKSIRSVVTF; encoded by the coding sequence ATGGATGTCAAAGCAGCTATAGCTTTTGGTGCAAATAAACCTCTAAGTATTGAAACTGTTCAGTTAGAAGCACCCCAAAAAGGTGAAGTTTTAATCGAAATCAAAGCAACGGGCGTTTGTCATACAGATGCTTACACTCTAGGGGGTGCAGATCCCGAAGGTTTGTTCCCTACTATTCTAGGACACGAGGGGGGGGGGATTGTAGCAGAAGTTGGAGAAGGAGTTACTAGTGTTAAACCTGGAGATAAGGTGATTCCCCTTTACACCCCAGAATGTCGGCAATGTGAATATTGTCTCAGCCAAAAAACAAATTTGTGTCAGGCGATCCGCTCGACTCAAGGAAAAGGAGTTATGCCCAATGGTACAAGTAGATTTTCTTTTAACGGCGAAAAACTTTATCACTACATGGGTACATCTACCTTTGCTAATTATACTGTGTTGCCAGAAATCGCCGTAGCTAAAATTCGCGATGATGCTCCTTTAGATAAAGTGTGTTTGATTGGCTGCGGGGTAACTACAGGGTTGGGTGCGGTGATCAATACGGCTAAAGTTGAACCTGGATCTAATGTAGTGGTGTTTGGCTTAGGTGGTATTGGCTTGAGCGTCATTCAAGGCGCAAAAATGGTAGGTGCAAGTAAAATCATTGGCGTGGATATTAACCCTGATAAACAATCTCTGGCAGAGCTTTATGGTATGACTGATTTTGTCAACCCTAAAGAGATTGAGGGAGATTTGGTCGCTCACTTGGTAGAATTGACGGGTGGCGGCGCAGACTACAGCTTTGAGTGTATTGGCAATGTCAAAGTTATGCGACAGGCTCTTGAATGCTGTCATAAAGGCTGGGGAGTTTCTACCGTAATTGGTGTTGCGAGTGCGGGAGAAGAAATCAGTACTCGTCCTTTTCAATTAGTTACAGGAAGAGTCTGGCAAGGCTCTGCTTTTGGTGGTGCAAGAGGACGTACAGATGTTCCTAAAATTGTTGATTGGTACATGGAAGGAAAGATCAATATCGATGATCTTATTACTCATACTATGCCTATTGAGCAAATTAATGAAGCCTTTGATTTGATGCACCAAGGAAAATCGATCCGCAGTGTAGTTACGTTTTAA
- a CDS encoding Tab2/Atab2 family RNA-binding protein — MNIWQADFYHLPSPAGQDRQWELVICQSGIVVSDSYKEQIIHTAQCFSADANADWVEKQILLAANGKLPEIIQIFRPQSLGLITTASSKLGIKVEATRNTDVLKQVLTQRHKNIPNYNPLALDKPPPQALPESIWGDQWQIANIAAGQIVELFGDRPIPIRSLPESLTPINLGISSNIPIPGIVVYGGRKSMQLARWIDRQVPAFVNYIPTEVGQSGGFILETGLVDRWIFNTFESAQAASIAKAYEQKKLASKGLHFLLIQPDDSGMTTTAFWLLREYRQL, encoded by the coding sequence ATGAATATTTGGCAGGCTGATTTTTATCATCTTCCGTCTCCAGCAGGACAAGATAGACAATGGGAATTAGTCATTTGCCAGTCTGGTATTGTTGTTTCAGATAGCTATAAAGAACAAATAATTCATACAGCACAATGTTTTTCAGCAGATGCCAATGCTGACTGGGTAGAAAAACAAATATTGCTAGCAGCAAACGGGAAGCTACCAGAAATAATTCAAATCTTTCGCCCTCAATCTCTTGGTCTAATAACTACTGCAAGCTCAAAGTTGGGTATCAAAGTAGAGGCTACTAGAAACACTGATGTTTTGAAACAAGTATTAACCCAGAGACATAAAAACATTCCCAACTATAATCCTCTAGCGTTAGATAAACCACCACCTCAAGCATTGCCTGAGAGTATTTGGGGAGATCAATGGCAAATAGCCAATATAGCTGCGGGACAAATAGTCGAGCTATTTGGCGATCGCCCTATCCCGATTCGTAGTTTACCAGAATCATTAACGCCAATCAATTTGGGGATTTCATCTAATATTCCTATCCCTGGCATAGTTGTTTATGGTGGCAGGAAATCAATGCAGCTTGCTCGTTGGATAGATCGACAAGTACCCGCTTTTGTCAACTACATTCCTACTGAAGTTGGTCAATCTGGAGGCTTTATTTTAGAAACTGGCTTAGTAGATCGTTGGATATTTAATACTTTTGAATCAGCACAGGCTGCATCCATTGCTAAAGCTTATGAACAAAAAAAGCTAGCTAGCAAAGGACTACATTTTTTACTGATTCAACCCGATGACTCTGGAATGACAACTACTGCTTTTTGGTTGTTACGTGAATATAGACAGCTATAA
- a CDS encoding ATP-binding protein: MSDVLSKLLFPKSYIPHGHCYLWQTPLVALHVVSDLLIALAYFSIPIMLLYFVFKRSDVPFQSFFIMFGGFIVLCGTGHLLEIWTLWHPAYWLSGTEQAFTALISCYTAVEMATLLPRFLSLKTPEQLELINQELQKEIVERQKVEAKLRLVNEKLEIRVQKRTNELQQSIESKQAVSRIVQRMRQTLDLKVIFSDTTEELRQSINCDRVLIYQFNPDWSGQLVAESVAKGWSKLVSQVDNQAVTQIAIERDDCAIKIIQDTYLQESQSNIFNQKNSYRAVADVYEANFDECYLKLLEEVQAQAYVVVPIFCNDHLWGLLFAYQLSTPRQWQSGIIQIMIQVGNQLGVAVQQAELLARTQQQAQELNLAKNEAERANRAKSEFLANMSHELRTPLNAILGYAQILQRSKQLALEHQSYINIIDSSGEHLLSLINDVLEMSKIEAGYTFFNETSFDLYNLFTELEDLLKLKAQIKQIELLIEYDNDVPQCIKSDRQKLRQVLINILGNAIKFTEQGSVQLRIWIEAETIYFSVEDTGVGISPEAIERIFVAFGQAEAGWQTPEGTGLGLSISREFIRLMGGEITVSSQLGQGTAFTFTIPLITAPILSEKSSTFSGTPIAIADEQPFRILVVDDKVSNRELMVKIMSSVGFQVREATNGSEAIAIWESWSPHLIWMDMQMPVMNGYEATKHIKKSLRGQATVIIALTASVFEEERRKILAFGCDDFVRKPFRIQELFVKMAQYLGVEYIYQEEEQTKKSAQNHSTDFILNKESLQVMSPKWIDEVCQRASEGDDLRLLELIEQIPTEQEQLATILTTLIESFKFDDIINLIAITDI; the protein is encoded by the coding sequence ATGAGTGATGTTTTAAGTAAACTTCTTTTTCCCAAATCTTACATACCACATGGTCACTGTTATTTGTGGCAAACCCCTTTAGTCGCGCTGCATGTAGTCAGCGACTTGCTAATTGCGCTCGCCTATTTTTCCATTCCCATCATGCTACTTTACTTTGTCTTCAAACGTAGTGATGTGCCTTTTCAAAGCTTTTTCATAATGTTTGGCGGGTTTATCGTTCTCTGCGGTACTGGGCATTTATTAGAAATTTGGACGCTGTGGCATCCTGCTTATTGGTTATCGGGAACCGAACAGGCATTTACCGCTCTAATCTCTTGCTACACGGCTGTAGAAATGGCAACTTTACTACCCCGTTTTTTATCCCTAAAAACCCCCGAACAACTAGAGCTGATTAATCAAGAATTGCAAAAAGAAATCGTCGAACGCCAAAAAGTAGAAGCCAAACTGCGTTTGGTTAATGAAAAATTGGAAATTAGAGTACAAAAACGCACTAACGAGCTACAACAGTCAATCGAAAGTAAGCAAGCGGTTAGCAGAATTGTCCAGCGCATGAGACAGACTCTGGATTTAAAAGTAATCTTCTCTGATACTACTGAAGAATTAAGACAGTCAATTAACTGCGATCGCGTCTTAATTTATCAATTTAACCCTGATTGGAGCGGTCAACTAGTGGCAGAATCGGTTGCCAAAGGATGGTCTAAGCTAGTTTCTCAAGTTGATAATCAAGCAGTAACTCAAATAGCCATTGAGCGAGACGACTGCGCGATCAAAATAATTCAAGATACATATTTGCAAGAATCTCAAAGCAACATTTTTAATCAGAAAAACAGCTATCGTGCCGTTGCTGACGTTTACGAAGCTAACTTTGACGAATGCTACCTAAAATTATTAGAAGAAGTACAAGCGCAAGCTTACGTAGTTGTACCAATTTTTTGCAACGATCATCTTTGGGGATTACTATTTGCCTATCAGCTTTCTACTCCCCGTCAATGGCAGTCAGGAATCATTCAAATTATGATTCAGGTGGGCAATCAACTAGGTGTAGCTGTACAGCAAGCAGAATTATTAGCACGGACTCAACAACAAGCACAGGAATTAAACTTAGCCAAAAATGAAGCAGAAAGAGCTAACCGAGCTAAAAGTGAATTTTTGGCAAACATGAGTCACGAACTCAGGACTCCCCTAAATGCCATTCTCGGCTATGCCCAAATCTTGCAAAGGTCTAAGCAACTTGCTCTGGAGCATCAATCATATATTAATATCATCGATTCTAGTGGCGAACATCTGTTGAGTCTGATTAATGATGTTTTAGAGATGTCCAAAATTGAAGCAGGGTATACTTTTTTCAACGAAACCAGTTTCGATTTATATAACTTGTTTACCGAGCTTGAAGATTTACTAAAACTCAAAGCACAAATTAAACAAATAGAATTATTGATTGAGTATGACAACGATGTTCCTCAATGTATCAAAAGCGATCGCCAAAAGCTCCGTCAGGTATTAATCAATATCCTGGGTAACGCGATTAAGTTCACCGAACAAGGCTCGGTTCAATTAAGGATATGGATCGAAGCAGAAACAATTTACTTTAGCGTTGAAGATACAGGGGTAGGAATTAGTCCCGAAGCAATAGAGCGTATATTTGTCGCCTTTGGACAAGCAGAAGCAGGATGGCAAACACCTGAAGGCACGGGATTAGGATTATCGATTAGTCGCGAGTTTATTCGATTAATGGGGGGCGAAATTACCGTGAGCAGTCAACTTGGGCAGGGAACAGCTTTTACTTTTACGATCCCTTTAATTACAGCACCAATATTATCGGAAAAATCATCAACATTTTCTGGTACGCCAATTGCGATCGCTGACGAGCAACCATTTCGGATTTTAGTAGTAGATGATAAAGTCAGCAATCGCGAGTTGATGGTTAAAATTATGAGTTCTGTTGGCTTTCAGGTTCGAGAAGCAACCAATGGTTCAGAAGCGATCGCAATTTGGGAAAGTTGGTCACCTCATTTGATCTGGATGGATATGCAAATGCCCGTTATGAATGGCTACGAAGCAACTAAACATATCAAGAAATCCTTACGGGGACAGGCAACGGTAATTATTGCCCTAACCGCTAGTGTCTTTGAAGAAGAACGTCGGAAAATTTTAGCATTTGGCTGCGATGACTTTGTGCGTAAGCCCTTTCGCATCCAGGAATTATTTGTCAAAATGGCTCAATATTTGGGAGTGGAATATATCTACCAAGAAGAAGAGCAGACCAAAAAATCAGCCCAAAACCACTCAACAGATTTTATCCTTAACAAGGAAAGCCTCCAAGTCATGTCTCCTAAATGGATTGATGAAGTTTGTCAGCGGGCTTCTGAAGGAGATGATTTACGTTTATTAGAACTGATCGAGCAAATTCCCACAGAACAAGAACAGCTAGCTACCATTTTAACTACTTTAATTGAAAGCTTTAAATTCGATGATATTATCAATTTAATTGCAATTACTGATATCTAA
- a CDS encoding ABC transporter permease — MAQSNNVSRRSPLALFQNFIYSETSLYILKRLLQAVLTLLLASALCFAITELAPGDYLDILKQDPQITQERIAELTRQFGLDKPAIVQYGRWLWRVVTQFDFGESFVYFRSVKSLLFERIPATLLLAVASIIVTWAIAIPLGILSAVKQNTAIDKVLRVLSYFGQGFPSFITALIFLIIAQFLSPLFPVGGMTSINHDQLSFVGKILDIGWHMILPTIALSITSFAGLQRLTRGQLLDVLRQDYIQTARAKGLPENKVIYVHALRNAINPLITLIGFEFASLLSGSFIAEFFFNWPGLGRLTLQAVQAQDKYLVMASLMMGAAMLIIGNLLADLLLKAVDPKIKLADLK; from the coding sequence ATGGCTCAAAGTAATAATGTCTCTAGGCGATCGCCATTAGCTTTATTCCAAAATTTTATCTATAGCGAAACCAGCCTATATATACTTAAAAGGCTGCTGCAAGCAGTGTTAACTTTACTTCTGGCTTCTGCTCTCTGCTTTGCAATTACAGAGTTAGCACCAGGAGACTATTTAGATATTCTCAAGCAAGATCCCCAAATTACTCAAGAGCGTATTGCTGAACTTACTCGGCAGTTTGGGTTAGACAAGCCAGCCATAGTTCAGTATGGTCGTTGGCTGTGGCGGGTGGTTACTCAGTTTGATTTTGGTGAAAGCTTTGTCTATTTTCGTTCGGTTAAATCTTTATTATTTGAACGTATACCTGCCACTCTTTTATTAGCCGTGGCATCAATTATTGTCACCTGGGCGATCGCCATTCCTTTAGGAATTTTGAGTGCGGTCAAGCAAAATACGGCGATCGACAAGGTGCTACGGGTATTAAGTTACTTTGGGCAAGGGTTTCCTAGCTTTATCACAGCCCTAATATTTTTGATTATTGCTCAGTTTTTGTCTCCTTTATTTCCCGTAGGCGGCATGACCAGTATCAATCATGACCAACTATCTTTTGTAGGCAAGATTCTCGATATTGGCTGGCACATGATCTTACCTACTATTGCCTTGAGCATCACTAGTTTTGCTGGACTACAGCGTTTAACCAGAGGACAGCTATTAGACGTGCTGCGACAGGACTATATTCAGACGGCTCGCGCTAAAGGTTTGCCAGAAAATAAGGTTATTTATGTTCATGCGCTGCGAAACGCCATTAACCCTCTAATTACCCTCATTGGCTTTGAATTTGCCAGTTTACTGAGTGGTTCATTTATTGCCGAGTTTTTCTTCAACTGGCCTGGTTTAGGTCGCTTGACTTTACAGGCGGTTCAGGCTCAAGATAAGTATTTAGTAATGGCGAGTTTAATGATGGGAGCAGCTATGTTAATTATTGGTAATTTATTAGCAGACTTACTTTTAAAAGCCGTAGATCCCAAAATAAAACTGGCAGACTTGAAGTAA